The DNA window ATAGTGCAGCTTTTCCTAAAACTCTCCCCTCATGGTTTATCAAGCTATTCACTGATGTAAATGATGTAGTACTCGACCCATTTGCAGGTTCAGGAACATCTTGCATAGCTGCTAAAGAGCTAGGCAGAAATTATGTAGGAATTGAAATTAAAAGAGAATATTGTGAATTAGCCGAACTGAATATTAAAACGGCAGTTTCTCATACTCAAATTTTAAATAACGGTAATCAAAATCATGAGGAATTAAATGTGGCTGGCTCAAACTCTGAAATTTATCATGATTATTTGATTCGATACGTTCTTACACCTTTCTATGACAAAAGATTTGAGAAGTTGAGCAAATTAAGGCTCAAAGATGTTCTGAAACGTAAAAACCCTTATTTATTCAAGGCGAAAAATATTGAACGCGCCCAAGATTTTGTTGATAGTATAATTACTGCATTCCTTTCTTCACAGGAAGAAACCATCTTTGGCAATTTGTTAGAAGGCTTTGCAATACATATAGCTGAAACTTTGTACGGTGGTTTTAAGTCAAAGCTCAACAGTATCGATCTAGAGTTTAGCAGGGATGAAAATTATTATATTGTAGGAATTAAATCTGGTACTAATTGGGGTAATTCTGACCAAATTAGTAAGATGAAAGACAATTTTAAAAAAGCCAGACAGTATTTAATCAAACAAGGTGTTACAAGCAATATCATTGCGGTTAATGGTTGTATGTATGGCAAAGATAGTAATCCTTTAAAGAAAGATGTAGATACTGATAAAACATATTTTAAATATGCAGGGCAAGAGTTTTGGGAATTTATCTCAGAAAATCTCAACCTTTATCAAGAGATGATTGTGCCTATCGGAGAAGAGGCGAAGAAAAAGGATGAAATTTTTAAGTCTACTCTGGATGCAAAAGTTAATGAGATGACTTTTGAATTTATGCAGTATTTTACGAGTAACGGTCGTATTGATTGGATTAAGCTGGTGGATTATGTCTCTAAAAAAGGAGATGTTAAATTAGAACCCATATCTCAACAGTTGACATTGGAACTAGAAGGAAGAGATTCAGATTTAGAAGAAGCTCTAGATTTAGCCGATGCGCTGGATTTTGAAGAGTAGAACGGTTATAAGCTGAACAAAAAAAGGTTGGTATAGTAGAGAGCGATCGCTCTCCAGCTATTACAATCATCCGTAAATTTCTTGGCTAGGTTAAAGTTTGTAACCAAGAAGCACTCGTGAGATTGGCATCGGCTGTAGCTAAAGTCAACTGGTGGTAAACTGCGGTAGCTGCAATAAAGCGATCACCAGGATCTTGATGTGGTAGCTGAAGCTGACGGCTTAAAATAGCAATTTGGCGGTTAAGTGGTGCTTCACGGATTTCTAGAGTATTTAAAGCTAAATCAATCCATGCAACTGGATGCGGCTGTAAAGATATTCGTCCTTTTTCTGCTAAGAGTAGCGTTTCCCAGATACTAATTGGACTTAGCCACAGTTCGGTTGTTGTCGCTGCAATGGTGGTTTGAAGCTGAGAAGATAAGCTTTCATTACCAAGTAAATACCAAATCCAGATGTGGGTATCCAGTAAGAGCTTCACTGAAGTGCTTCCCATGTGTTATCAGGAATAACTGGCGAAATCAAATCTCCCAAGATTTCACCACTACCTTTCATTGCTCCAAATACTGTGCGTTCGGACTGAGGTTTGGCAGGATAGATAATGACCAAAGGTTCCCCATCATGAGTAACAGTTAAGGGTGTTTTAGTGCGCTGTATTTCTGCAAATATTTGTTGGAGTGTTGCTGGTAACTCGTTGCTGGCAATGTGTTTCATAGAATTGTCATTGAGTATGCTTAAATTTTAAGCAAAAAAACTGCACATAGGTCAGTGTCTGTTTTCCCGTTCGCAGTTTTTTGTAACGCTACACTAAGAAAGTAAAGAAATGTAAATGTATAGATATTACGATCGTGGAAACTATCACATTAGGCAAAAATGGCCCGACTGTTCCACCCTTATGTATAGGAACTTGGGCTTGGGGCGATAAACTGTTTTGGAATTATGGCAGTGACTACGGCCCTGAACAATTACAAGCAGCCTTTACAGCAGCTTTAGAAGCAGGTGTTACTTTTTTTGACACCGCCGAAGTTTACGGAATGGGACTGTCAGAAAAATTTTTAGGGCAATTTATCAAACAGACGACCCAACCTGTGCAAGTTGCCACAAAATTCGGCCCTCTGCCTTGGCGATTTACCGGACAATCTGTCAGTGATGCCTTAACAGAAAGCCTCAAACGTCTGCAACGCGAAAAAATTGAACTGTATCAAGTGCATTGGCCGTTTGCTTTCTTTTTGAGTCAAGAAACACTGATGAACACCTTAGCCGATGAAGTGAAGCGGGGAAGAATTGCCGCAGTTGGTGTCAGTAATTACTCAGCTGCCCAAATGCGAGAAGCCCATCAAATATTAGCAGCTAGGGGCGTTCCTTTAGCTGTCAACCAAGTACGTTATTCTTTACTGACTCGTCAAGTAGAAAGTAGTGGAATTATTGCAACCGCCCGTGAGCTTGGTGTCACAATTTTAGCTTACAGCCCTCTAGCCCAAGGATTACTCACAGGTAAATACACGCCGGAAAATCTCGAAAAATTAAGCGGTGCTAGAAAGATAGACCCAAAATTTGGTAAAGAAGGCTTGGAAAAAATTGCGCCAGTGATATCTTTATTGCGTGAGATTGGCGAAAAACGCGATGGTCTACGACCGACCGTAGGTCATCGCACCCCGGCGCAAGTTGCACTAAACTGGTTAATTGCCCAAGGTAATGTGATTCCCATCGCTGGTGTAAAAACAGCCGAACAAGTCAAACAAAATGCTGGCGCTTTAGGTTGGACATTAAATAACGATGAAATCGCAGAATTAGAAAAAATTACTCGTCCTTGGCTGAATTAACTACCTGCTTGAAAAATTTGTTTTGCAGTTAAATTTAACTCTGGGAATGTTGGCGACTCGATGCAATCATCACCTTTAAATTGAATCACTTGGTACTCATCATCAACCAACGAGTAAATAGAAATAGTCGGTTGTTTCGGGTCGCCAACAAACTTTTTAGCAGCTAATCCTAAATAATCTACAATCCAATATTCACGAATGCCAATTCCCTCATATTCACCATATTTTTTGTAGTAATCATCGCGCCAATTACTACTTACGACCTCAATAACTAATGGAATAGAAGCTGCTTGGCTTACAGTTGATTCTTGTTGCCATAAAGGCTCGTTCATCAAATTAGCTTGGTTTAATATTAAAATATCTGGTGAATAGGCAGACTCGCTATCAATTGGCTTAACTAATGCTGTCTTAGGTATCAAATAAGGTAGGCGTGATTGATAACACTGAACAGCTAACTGTATAGATAAAAAGCCTGTAACCTCTTCATGACCTCCTAATGGTTGTGCCATTTTAACAACTACTCCATCGTGCAATTCATAGAGTTCTCCATCAGGTTTCCAACTGACGAATTCTGCAAACGTTACTGTTTTGCGTAGAGCTTGAGTCATAAGTACTTTATCAACACAAGGCAAGTTTATCTGCTGTTTAACTCTCTAAATTCTAATCCCTAGTCCCTAGCCTCTAGCCTCTTATTCAAATACAGGCGGCCACAATTCTGATATCGTTAACTCCCAACCAGGAAGTAAATCTGGTAGTGTCAATTTATTGTTATTTTGTAAAATTACTGGTGCTTGATTCAGCCGATAAACTTTTAATATCAACTCATCTGGATCAATCAAAATCCCAACAGTACAACCAAGTTCTAAAAATAATTGAATCTTTTCTTCTAATGTTTTCACACGGTCTGACTTGGATTTAATTTCTACCATCAAGTCAGGTACTAATTCTACAAAATCGCGCTTGCTAGTTTTGAGTCTGTCAGCACGCACAAAGGATACATCTGGAGCGCGGAGATTGCGTTTTTCATGATTAGTTTCCAAGCTAGGCAGAATAAAACCAGCACTAGAACCAGTAACTCTTCCTAGCTTACGTGGACGTACCCAATTGCCGAGTAAGCGAATTAACTCAGCCCCTATTTCTTCTGAAATATAATCTGATGGCCCCATAACTAGGATGCTTCCATCTACCAGTTCCATCTGCCATTCTGGATGTTCAGCTTGTAGCTGCTCTAAATCTGCAATTGTGAACATAAAACTATAGAAAGTTCATCTTTATCTATGTTCCTACAAGCTGATAGAAACGGTGAGCGACTGTTGTAAGTTATGAGTCCTGAGTACACATCAAAACACTTAGCGAGAAGTTGCGTGCGGGGGTTCCCCCCGTTGAGCAAACTTCGGTGACTCAGCACTCAGCACTCACTACCTAAGAAGCAG is part of the Aulosira sp. FACHB-615 genome and encodes:
- a CDS encoding type II toxin-antitoxin system VapC family toxin yields the protein MGSTSVKLLLDTHIWIWYLLGNESLSSQLQTTIAATTTELWLSPISIWETLLLAEKGRISLQPHPVAWIDLALNTLEIREAPLNRQIAILSRQLQLPHQDPGDRFIAATAVYHQLTLATADANLTSASWLQTLT
- a CDS encoding Uma2 family endonuclease, whose translation is MTQALRKTVTFAEFVSWKPDGELYELHDGVVVKMAQPLGGHEEVTGFLSIQLAVQCYQSRLPYLIPKTALVKPIDSESAYSPDILILNQANLMNEPLWQQESTVSQAASIPLVIEVVSSNWRDDYYKKYGEYEGIGIREYWIVDYLGLAAKKFVGDPKQPTISIYSLVDDEYQVIQFKGDDCIESPTFPELNLTAKQIFQAGS
- a CDS encoding type II toxin-antitoxin system Phd/YefM family antitoxin, with amino-acid sequence MKHIASNELPATLQQIFAEIQRTKTPLTVTHDGEPLVIIYPAKPQSERTVFGAMKGSGEILGDLISPVIPDNTWEALQ
- a CDS encoding PmeII family type II restriction endonuclease; this encodes MAEAALNITLASEEILIQELGLVDQNNPQTWKNKLILGDCLEVLQKLPSASVDLIITSPPYADSRKKTYGGISPDEYTNWFLSRALELKRVLKPEGSFILNIKEKVVDGQRHSYVLNLILGMQQQGWLWTEEYIWHKKNSYPGKWSNRFRDSWERCLHFNKQKKFKMYQESVMVPMGDWAKSRLKNLSETDKRRDNSKVDSGFGKNISNWVERKMAYPTNVLHLATECGNKNHSAAFPKTLPSWFIKLFTDVNDVVLDPFAGSGTSCIAAKELGRNYVGIEIKREYCELAELNIKTAVSHTQILNNGNQNHEELNVAGSNSEIYHDYLIRYVLTPFYDKRFEKLSKLRLKDVLKRKNPYLFKAKNIERAQDFVDSIITAFLSSQEETIFGNLLEGFAIHIAETLYGGFKSKLNSIDLEFSRDENYYIVGIKSGTNWGNSDQISKMKDNFKKARQYLIKQGVTSNIIAVNGCMYGKDSNPLKKDVDTDKTYFKYAGQEFWEFISENLNLYQEMIVPIGEEAKKKDEIFKSTLDAKVNEMTFEFMQYFTSNGRIDWIKLVDYVSKKGDVKLEPISQQLTLELEGRDSDLEEALDLADALDFEE
- a CDS encoding Uma2 family endonuclease — translated: MFTIADLEQLQAEHPEWQMELVDGSILVMGPSDYISEEIGAELIRLLGNWVRPRKLGRVTGSSAGFILPSLETNHEKRNLRAPDVSFVRADRLKTSKRDFVELVPDLMVEIKSKSDRVKTLEEKIQLFLELGCTVGILIDPDELILKVYRLNQAPVILQNNNKLTLPDLLPGWELTISELWPPVFE
- a CDS encoding aldo/keto reductase; its protein translation is METITLGKNGPTVPPLCIGTWAWGDKLFWNYGSDYGPEQLQAAFTAALEAGVTFFDTAEVYGMGLSEKFLGQFIKQTTQPVQVATKFGPLPWRFTGQSVSDALTESLKRLQREKIELYQVHWPFAFFLSQETLMNTLADEVKRGRIAAVGVSNYSAAQMREAHQILAARGVPLAVNQVRYSLLTRQVESSGIIATARELGVTILAYSPLAQGLLTGKYTPENLEKLSGARKIDPKFGKEGLEKIAPVISLLREIGEKRDGLRPTVGHRTPAQVALNWLIAQGNVIPIAGVKTAEQVKQNAGALGWTLNNDEIAELEKITRPWLN